AACCAAAGCTTCCGGTGGCAATAGCGAAGGGGTCACACCTGTTCCCATCCCGAACACAGCAGTTAAGCCCTTCAGCGCCCATGGTACTGGGAAGGAGACTTCTCGGGAGAGTAGGTCGCTGCCGAAATATTATTATTCCTCGATAGCTCAGCGGTAGAGCATCCGGCTGTTAACCGGAGGGTCGTAGGTTCGAATCCTACTCGGGGAGCCATATACGGGCCTTTAGCTCAGTTGGTTTAGAGCAACCGGCTCATAACCGGTAGGTCCGGGGTTCGAGTCCCTGAAGGCCCACCAAAGAGTTAGTTTTATAACTAACTCTTTTTAATTGTATTATATAATTGAAATTATTATAATTAAATGATGAGTCCGGGTTTTTTGACCCGGCTTATTTTTTTGAGAATATATAAAATGTGTAGCAATAAGACAATTTCATTATAAAACAAAAAAATATGTGTTAATTTGAAGATAAAACAGATTTGATAAAGAACAAAATGAATGATACGATATATTGTGTTATGGGCAAAATATAACCCCAAAATATAGGTGCGGAGGTGCTACTTGATGCAGCTTTCTAAAAATGCCGTAAAAGTGCTAGAAAGAAGATATCTTGCGAAAGATCAAGATGGCAAAATAATTGAAACAATAGATGACATGTTTACAAGAGTTGCAAAAACTATTGCAAAGGTAGATAAACTATATGATAAGAATGCTGATGTAAAAAAGATACAACAGGAATTTTATGAGATGATGACAAATCTAGAATTTTTGCCTAATTCTCCTACTTTAATGAATGCAGGTAGGAAATTAGGTCAATTATCCGCATGTTTTGTGTTGCCGATAGAAGATTCTATGGAAGGAATATTTGACGCAGTAAAGAATGCGGCTTTGATACATAAAAGTGGAGGTGGAACAGGGTTTAGCTTTTCTCGACTGAGACCTAAAGGCTCATCAGTAAGATCTACAGGAGGAGTTGCTAGTGGGCCGGTGAGTTTTATGAAGGTGTTTAATTCGGCTACAGAAGCAGTAAAACAAGGTGGCACAAGGCGAGGTGCAAATATGGGCATACTCCGTGTTGATCATCCTGATATAATTGAGTTTATACAATGTAAAAAAGATAACGATGATATAACTAATTTTAATATAAGCATTGGTATAACAGAGGAGTTTATGGATGCGGTTGAAAAGGATGAAGAATATCGGCTTATAAATCCCCATGATAAAAGTGTAGCAAAAACATTAAAGGCTAGAGATGTATTTGATTTGATAGTAGAAATGGCTTGGAATAATGGGGAGCCGGGTATAATATTTTTGGACAGGCTGAACAAAGACAATGTAGTCCCCCAGGTAGGGGAGATAGAAAGTACTAATCCCTGTGGTGAGCAGCCCCTTCTTCCGTATGAATCATGTAATTTAGGATCCATCAATTTATCAAAGTTTGTTCAAAGGATGGATGATGATACATATCAAGTTGATTACAAAAGGCTAGAGAAAGTTGTAAATAACTCCGTGCATTTTTTAGATAACGTGATAGATGCTAACAAATATCCCTTAAAAGAGATAGAGGAAATGACTAAATCCACGAGAAAGATAGGACTAGGAGTGATGGGATTTGCAGACTTACTATTCATGCTTAATATTCCCTATGATTCTCAACAAGCAGTGGAACTAGCAGAACAAATAATGAAATTCATATCGGAAAAATCCAGGGAAGCATCACATAGATTGGCACAGCAGAGGGGTGCATTTCCTTTATTTGAAAAGAGTGCTTTAGCCAAAAGTGGAAAGGCAATAAGAAACGCTACTACCACAACTATAGCTCCCACAGGTACAATAAGCATTATAGCAGGTGCCAGCAGTGGAGTAGAACCACTATTTGCTATATCTTTCATAAGAAATGTAATGGACAACGACGAGTTGTTAGAGGTTCATCCCTTTTTTAAAGAGACAGCGATAAAGCGGGGGTTTTATTCTGACCAGCTGATGAGAGAAATAGCGGATAGAGGCAGTTTAAAAGATATAGATGGAATACCTGAAGATATCAAGAGACTATTCGTGACGTCCCATGATATAACACCGGAATATCATATAAAGATGCAGGCTGCCTTTCAGAAGTATACAGATAATGCTGTATCTAAGACGGTCAATTTTAGAAAGTCAGCTGACAGGGAAGATGTAAAAAAGGTATATCTTCTTGCATATAAGCTGGGATGTAAGGGAGTAACTATATATAGAGATGGAAGCAGAGATAGCCAAGTATTAAACATAGGCAATAAAGATGTAAATATAAAAGATAAAATTGAATCCAGCCTTGCCGAGAAGGGAGTTTATTCTCCATCTGAAATAGTACCCAGGCCAAGGCCAGAAGTCACAGCAGGTATAACAGAAAAAGTAAGGATTGGTTGTGGTAATTTATACATAACTGTAAATTATGATGATAGGGGCATATGTGAGGTGTTTACCAACTTAGGCAGAGGCGGTGGATGTCCTTCCCAGTCAGAAGCAACTAGCCGATTGGTCTCCATAGCATTGAGAGCTGGAGTAGATGTAGAAACGCTGATCGAGCAATTAAAGGGTATAAGATGTGCCACTACTATCAGGCAAAAAGGATTGAAAGTTTTGTCCTGCCCTGATGCTATAGGAAGAGTGATTGAAAAAGTAGTAAAGTTGAAAGTAGATGAGCACTTTGAAGCCACAGATGTGGAAGCGATAAACGGTTTTAGCAGGAGACAAGACAAAAAAAGCAAGATGCGAAAAACAAATAAATGTCCTGAATGCAATGGTGAATTGGAGCATGAAGGAGGCTGTGTTGTCTGCAGATCCTGTGGATATTCTAAATGTGGGTGAGAAAAATTCCTCCTGGGCTTTAATAAGCTAGGAGGAATTTTTAATAATGAAATCAATGATATCTTTTGCATTTGGAGGACAGCCAGGGACATATTGATTACACCTTTTTGTACAATTGCCTATACCTATACCATCAGCAATTATATTTTTAAAGCCCTGTCCTATGTAAAGCTTTTCCGTACAAGGCAGTAGTTTACCTTTTTGATTTAGTCTATGTAGTGCATGTATTAAGCTGCCATAACATGCGGAGCAGGCATTTTTTTCTTCAATATATTTAGTCAGCCTCTCTGCTTTTCTAGAGGATATGATATTCTTTTTGCAAGTATCTTTATTCAATTCTATGATATTGGATTTCTTAAAATTTGATATGCCTATTCCTGCTTTTTCAGCTAATGTTATATAAGGTATTTCATTTATATTAAAACCCAGAAGTTGGGCGGCATATGAATCTATAAGAACAGGATCTAGACCTGAAATTATACGATTCATTTGTACCGGATTTCCCCCTTCTTCGAAGTCTAAATCTCCGCAGATGCCATCCACTATTACCAAATCTGTTTTTATTATTTTATTTAAAAGGGCAATGGGTTTATGTAGTCCCAGGGAATGGAATCTTCTCTTTTCTATGTCAGGTATGCAGCCTTTTAAATTTTTTAAGGCACAAGTTATTCCTGTTTGACAATGGCCTTTTAGCACAGGTACGTTGATCAGAAAATCTAATTCCATCACCTTATTGCATACGTTGATCTTTAGGTCCTCTACTGCATATGTACTAAAATTATCTTTTTGAAGGTCATACAGGGGAACATTGTATTTCTTTGAAATTAGTTCATATCCACAAGTTTTGAATGCCCTAGATGTAGAATCTCCTATCCATGAGCCTTCTAGAATTACTATATTGTAAAATCCTTTTGAGTTGAGATGTTCTATTATCCCTTCTATCAATTCAACGTGGGTTGTAGCACCGTGAGATGCTGGCTTTGAAACCGCTAAGTTTGGTTTTATGCCTATAAGAGCATTTTGAGGTATTTCATCCTCAATCTCTATATTTTCAAGCATTCTTTTCACCATTGAATTAGCATCAGCTCCATATATTACATATATATCATTCTTCTTCATAATCAATCCTCCTTCCCTGATATCGCTATTATTATATCAAGAATTTCAAAGATTCCAAAAAAACTCAAATTTAAATCATACTTTTATCTTTTAATATATGGTGATATAATTTTTTTATAACGGAGGGATGAATATGAGTATGAATCAAACGCCACGGTCGGTTAGAAAACATATCGCTATTTTAGGCAGAACAAACGCAGGTAAGTCCAGTATAATAAATGCAATTACAGAACAAAATATAGCGATAGTATCGGATGTAATGGGTACTACCACTGACCCGGTATATAAATCCATAGAGATACTCCCGCTAGGGCCTTGTGTTATAATAGATACTGCCGGATTAGATGACCGAGGAAAGTTGGGAGAATTAAGGAAGAAAAAAACTTTAGAAGTTCTTAATAAAACCGATGTTGCCCTTATAGTGATCGATGCTGTTGAAGGGGTTACAGACTATGATATAAAGATAGCGGACATAATCAGCAAGAAAAACATACCTTTTATAGTTGTAGTCAATAAGATGGATGTAAAAAAAATAAGCCGGGATGAGCTGAAACGGATCGGCAATATGCTTAATGCCCCGGTTATTCAGGTATCATCGCTTACTGGGGAAGGAATAAATGAATTAAGGGAAAAGATTGCATCTATTGCACCAAAAGAAGAGCAAGAACAAAGGATAGTAGGGGATCTTTTGAATCCAGGGGATTTTGTACTACTTGTGACCCCTATAGATCAATCTGCACCTAAAGGAAGATTGATACTTCCTCAACAACAGACCATAAGGGATATATTGGATAGCGATGCAGTTGTATTGGTAACCAAAGAATATGGATTAAAAGATACTCTTAAAGGATTAGGGAAAAAGCCCAAAATAGTGATAACCGATTCACAGGTTTTTTCAAGAGTGTCAGAGGATACTCCGGAAGATATTATGCTTACCTCTTTTTCTATATTATTTGCAAGATATAAAGGTGATTTACAGCAGTTGGTAAAAGGAGCAAGGGCTGTAGAAAATTTAAAGGATGGGGATAAAATACTGATTTCAGAAGCATGTACCCATCATAGGCAGGAGGACGATATAGGCAGAGTCAAAATTCCAGCCTGGATTACAAAAAAGACCGGTAAAAAGCTGATATTTGAATTTAGCTCGGGCAGTTCATATACAGATGATATAACTAGATATTCTCTTGTTGTGCATTGTGCAGGATGTATGTTAAATAGAAATCAGATGATGTATAGAATAAATTATGCTGAACAGCAGGGTGTCCCTATAGTAAATTATGGAGTGCTTATTGCTTATGTTCATGGGATACTGGACAGAGCTTTACAGCCGTTTATTTGAGTATAAAATATAGATATACATTGTGTTTAATGTTGCTTACTTTTTATTTATAGTTATAAAAGGGGAATGTGTGTCGATGGATTATATTGAGCTGGACAAGCAGCTTAAAAAATTAAATAGCATGGAAAAAAAACTGAAGGGGATTATTGCAAATAACAGCCCACATATCGCTGATAAGATGATAAAAATGCAGTATTCTTGTGAGTATCCGGACAACGATTGGGTTATAAACAGCAGAAACCTTATGGAAAAGGATCAGAGCATAAGCATACATAAGCATGATCGTTTTGTGAGATTTGATGAACATAGACACGATTATATAGAAATGATATATGTCTACTCGGGGAATATAGAACAGACAATAAATGGGAGAAATATAAAAGTCAATAGTGGGGAGATATTTATATTAGATTTAAATGTGGCCCATGCTATCCAGCCTGCCATGGAACAAGATATTGCAGTTAACATATTGATGAGGAGAGAATTTTTTGATTGGATGTTTTTGGGACAGCTATCAGATAATGATATAATAACCGACTTTATAGTAAAAGCCATTTATGATAAAAAGGGGCATAAACGGTATCTCCATTTTCATTGCTCCCAAAATGAAAAAATACAGAATATAATGAAAGATCTATTATGTGAATTTTATAGCCCGGGTGTCGGAGCCTCGTCAGCCATACAGGCATATATGATATTGATTTTTACTGAATTGCTGAGAGAGCACAAGAATAATATGAGCATTAAATCAGTGGATAAAATGAATGATCAAGTAGCCAACAGTATCAATCAATTCATAAGACTACACTATAAAAATGCTACATTGAAGGATATTGCCCAGCACTTTAATTTTAGTACTGATTATATGGGTAGACTGATAAAACAAATAACAGGCAAAAATTTCACCGATTTGCTACAGAAAATGCGTTTAAAACAGGCTGGTATATTGCTTAAGAATTCTCAACGTGCAGTGAGCGATATTGCAAATGAGGTAGGGTATACTAATATAAGTTATTTTTATAGATTATTCAAACAAGAATATAAAATGACCCCTGATGATTATAGAAACAGATAAAACTGGTCTGATTTGGTTAAGATGTATGTCATGTCAGGTTAATGAAAAGTCTTTGTATATTTGTTATAGTTATAATGATACCTAAGTTTTTGTTTTTATATCAAATAGATGGGGGAGAGTTGTGTTATGAGTTACAAGAATAAAAAAAGAATAGAGCAAGCTTATGATATTGCCAGAGAAATGTATGGGGAATGGGGAATTGATACTGATGATGTACTCAAGGCGTTGAAGCAGATAGCTATTTCAATTCATTGCTGGCAAGGCGATGATGTGGGTGGATTTGAGAATCCAGATGGGGATCTGACAGGAGGCATTCAGGCTACCGGAGATTACCCCGGGAAAGCTAAAACTCCCGAGCAATTGAGGCAGGATATAGAAAAAGCCCTTTCCATGATACCAGGGAAGCATAGGGTGAACATACATGCTATATATGCTGAAACTGGTGGGAAAAAAGTGGAGAGAGATGAGCTAGAGCCTGAACATTTTAGTGGATGGGTAGAATGGGCAAAACAAAATGAACTGGGACTAGATTTTAATCCAACTCTATTTTCTCATCCTTTAGCTGCTGATGGCTTTACATTGAGCCATCATGAGAGCAAGATCAGACAGTTCTGGATAGATCACTGTAAAGCCTGTAGGAGAATAGCTGAATATTTTGGTAAAGAGTTAGGTTCTCCGGCTGTCACCAATGTATGGATACCTGACGGATACAAGGATATTCCGGTGGATAGGTTTTCGCCTAGACAAAGGCTTAAGGAATCATTAGATGAGATATTCAGCGATAACATATCTTCAGAACATAACCTAGATGCCATAGAAAGCAAGCTCTTCGGCATAGGTTCAGAGAGCTATGTGGTAGGATCACACGAATTTTATATGGGTTATGCTATAGAGAATAATAAATTGTTATGTCTGGATTCAGGACACTTTCATCCCACTGAGGTGATTTCAAACAAGATATCGTCAGTGCTGCTGTTCATTGATGAGCTGCTTCTCCATGTGAGCAGGCCTGTTAGATGGGATAGTGATCATGTGGTGATTTTGGATGATGAGTTGCAAGCCATAGCTCAGGAGTTGGTCAGGGGAGATTTTTTGAATAGAACTCATATAGGACTGGATTTTTTCGATGCAAGTATAAACAGAGTCTCGGCCTGGATAATAGGCACTAGAAATATGATAAAAGCACTTTTGATAGCCATGTTGGAACCTACTGAAAGATTGAAACAATATGAGATAGAAGGTGACTTTACGTCCAGACTTGCGTTGTTGGAAGAATTCAAGTCATATCCTTGGGCTGCTGTATGGGATTATTATTGCTATAGTGAAGGCGTGCCTGTCGGTAAAGAATGGCTGGACGAGGTAAAAAGATATGAAGCAGATGTATTGCTAAAAAGATGATACAAAAGGCTGAGATGCTTACAATCTCAGCCTTTTTTCTAAATAAATTGTTTTTTACATTGAATATTTTACCTTAAAAGCTTATAATATACACTAAAATAAAAGAGTTTAATAAAGGATTTTAAATGTATGAATATGTGTTGGATATAAAAAACTTAAAAACAGGATATGATAAAAAAACAGTATTGAAAGGGTTATCTTTTGTCATCAAAAAAGGTGAGATGGTGGGGCTTATAGGATCCAATGGTGCAGGGAAAAGTACGATTATAAAGGTGATATTGGGCATAATGCCGTTGCATCAAGGACAAATACTTATAAATGGTCAAGATATTGAACAAAGAAAAAATAAGGTTAAATCCTATACTTCATATATTCCGGAGTTGCCGGTATTATATGATGAACTAACTCTTATCGAACATATGAGATTTACTGCTATGCTGCATGATATAGATAGGCAAACGTTTGAACAAAGGGCAAAACAGCTGATCGATATGTTTGAGATGAGAGGTAAGGAATATGATTTTCCAAACTCATTTTCAAAAGGTATGAAACAGAAGGTAATGGTGATGTGCGCATTTTTGTATAATCCCATTCTGTATTTAGTGGATGAGCCATTTTTAGGGTTAGACCCAAAAGCTATAAAAAGCTTAATAAATTTGCTCAATAGCAAGAAAA
The Clostridia bacterium DNA segment above includes these coding regions:
- a CDS encoding vitamin B12-dependent ribonucleotide reductase, giving the protein MQLSKNAVKVLERRYLAKDQDGKIIETIDDMFTRVAKTIAKVDKLYDKNADVKKIQQEFYEMMTNLEFLPNSPTLMNAGRKLGQLSACFVLPIEDSMEGIFDAVKNAALIHKSGGGTGFSFSRLRPKGSSVRSTGGVASGPVSFMKVFNSATEAVKQGGTRRGANMGILRVDHPDIIEFIQCKKDNDDITNFNISIGITEEFMDAVEKDEEYRLINPHDKSVAKTLKARDVFDLIVEMAWNNGEPGIIFLDRLNKDNVVPQVGEIESTNPCGEQPLLPYESCNLGSINLSKFVQRMDDDTYQVDYKRLEKVVNNSVHFLDNVIDANKYPLKEIEEMTKSTRKIGLGVMGFADLLFMLNIPYDSQQAVELAEQIMKFISEKSREASHRLAQQRGAFPLFEKSALAKSGKAIRNATTTTIAPTGTISIIAGASSGVEPLFAISFIRNVMDNDELLEVHPFFKETAIKRGFYSDQLMREIADRGSLKDIDGIPEDIKRLFVTSHDITPEYHIKMQAAFQKYTDNAVSKTVNFRKSADREDVKKVYLLAYKLGCKGVTIYRDGSRDSQVLNIGNKDVNIKDKIESSLAEKGVYSPSEIVPRPRPEVTAGITEKVRIGCGNLYITVNYDDRGICEVFTNLGRGGGCPSQSEATSRLVSIALRAGVDVETLIEQLKGIRCATTIRQKGLKVLSCPDAIGRVIEKVVKLKVDEHFEATDVEAINGFSRRQDKKSKMRKTNKCPECNGELEHEGGCVVCRSCGYSKCG
- a CDS encoding DUF362 domain-containing protein; this translates as MKKNDIYVIYGADANSMVKRMLENIEIEDEIPQNALIGIKPNLAVSKPASHGATTHVELIEGIIEHLNSKGFYNIVILEGSWIGDSTSRAFKTCGYELISKKYNVPLYDLQKDNFSTYAVEDLKINVCNKVMELDFLINVPVLKGHCQTGITCALKNLKGCIPDIEKRRFHSLGLHKPIALLNKIIKTDLVIVDGICGDLDFEEGGNPVQMNRIISGLDPVLIDSYAAQLLGFNINEIPYITLAEKAGIGISNFKKSNIIELNKDTCKKNIISSRKAERLTKYIEEKNACSACYGSLIHALHRLNQKGKLLPCTEKLYIGQGFKNIIADGIGIGNCTKRCNQYVPGCPPNAKDIIDFIIKNSS
- the hydF gene encoding [FeFe] hydrogenase H-cluster maturation GTPase HydF, which produces MSMNQTPRSVRKHIAILGRTNAGKSSIINAITEQNIAIVSDVMGTTTDPVYKSIEILPLGPCVIIDTAGLDDRGKLGELRKKKTLEVLNKTDVALIVIDAVEGVTDYDIKIADIISKKNIPFIVVVNKMDVKKISRDELKRIGNMLNAPVIQVSSLTGEGINELREKIASIAPKEEQEQRIVGDLLNPGDFVLLVTPIDQSAPKGRLILPQQQTIRDILDSDAVVLVTKEYGLKDTLKGLGKKPKIVITDSQVFSRVSEDTPEDIMLTSFSILFARYKGDLQQLVKGARAVENLKDGDKILISEACTHHRQEDDIGRVKIPAWITKKTGKKLIFEFSSGSSYTDDITRYSLVVHCAGCMLNRNQMMYRINYAEQQGVPIVNYGVLIAYVHGILDRALQPFI
- a CDS encoding AraC family transcriptional regulator, with the protein product MDYIELDKQLKKLNSMEKKLKGIIANNSPHIADKMIKMQYSCEYPDNDWVINSRNLMEKDQSISIHKHDRFVRFDEHRHDYIEMIYVYSGNIEQTINGRNIKVNSGEIFILDLNVAHAIQPAMEQDIAVNILMRREFFDWMFLGQLSDNDIITDFIVKAIYDKKGHKRYLHFHCSQNEKIQNIMKDLLCEFYSPGVGASSAIQAYMILIFTELLREHKNNMSIKSVDKMNDQVANSINQFIRLHYKNATLKDIAQHFNFSTDYMGRLIKQITGKNFTDLLQKMRLKQAGILLKNSQRAVSDIANEVGYTNISYFYRLFKQEYKMTPDDYRNR
- the rhaA gene encoding L-rhamnose isomerase, coding for MSYKNKKRIEQAYDIAREMYGEWGIDTDDVLKALKQIAISIHCWQGDDVGGFENPDGDLTGGIQATGDYPGKAKTPEQLRQDIEKALSMIPGKHRVNIHAIYAETGGKKVERDELEPEHFSGWVEWAKQNELGLDFNPTLFSHPLAADGFTLSHHESKIRQFWIDHCKACRRIAEYFGKELGSPAVTNVWIPDGYKDIPVDRFSPRQRLKESLDEIFSDNISSEHNLDAIESKLFGIGSESYVVGSHEFYMGYAIENNKLLCLDSGHFHPTEVISNKISSVLLFIDELLLHVSRPVRWDSDHVVILDDELQAIAQELVRGDFLNRTHIGLDFFDASINRVSAWIIGTRNMIKALLIAMLEPTERLKQYEIEGDFTSRLALLEEFKSYPWAAVWDYYCYSEGVPVGKEWLDEVKRYEADVLLKR
- a CDS encoding ABC transporter ATP-binding protein, with protein sequence MYEYVLDIKNLKTGYDKKTVLKGLSFVIKKGEMVGLIGSNGAGKSTIIKVILGIMPLHQGQILINGQDIEQRKNKVKSYTSYIPELPVLYDELTLIEHMRFTAMLHDIDRQTFEQRAKQLIDMFEMRGKEYDFPNSFSKGMKQKVMVMCAFLYNPILYLVDEPFLGLDPKAIKSLINLLNSKKKEGASVLLSTHILDTAQKICDRFIIIEHGRLLASGNLQELNRQAGLHDADLTEIYDKLVELDEK